One Bombina bombina isolate aBomBom1 chromosome 5, aBomBom1.pri, whole genome shotgun sequence DNA segment encodes these proteins:
- the LOC128661315 gene encoding gastrula zinc finger protein xLCGF3.1-like, translating into MIHTKEKPFKCTECEKSFRWKSHLLEHHKIHTGEKPHSCTECGKCFTRMDHLKTHKKIHTGVKPFTCTECGKSFTEKSKLKTHERIHTGEKPFTCTECGKSFTEKSNLKSHERIHTGEKPFTCTECGKSFTRKSDLKTHENIHTGEKPFKCTECGKSFTRMDNLKYHEMSHTGEKPFTCTECGKSFTRMDHLKYHEMSHTGEKPFTCTECGKSFTQMNHLKYHEMSHTGEKPFTCTECGKSFLYMSSLKTHEMIQTGEKPFTCTECGKGFTQMGNLKYHEMSHTGEKPFTCTECGKSFIYMSSLKTHEIIHTGEKPFICTDCGKMQSAKIQVLFSDRHFYSN; encoded by the exons atgattcatacaaaggagaaacctttcaaatgtacagaatgtgagaaaagctttagatggaagtctcatctactagaacaccacaaaattcacacaggtgagaaaccacactcatgtactgagtgcggcaaatgttttacaagaatggatcatctgaaaactcataaaaagattcacacaggagtaaagcctttcacatgtacagagtgtggaaaaagttttacagaaaagagtaaactaaaaactcatgaaaggattcacacaggggaaaagcctttcacatgtacagagtgtggaaaaagttttacagaaaagagtaatctgaaaagtcatgaaaggattcacacaggggaaaagcctttcacatgtacagagtgtggaaaaagttttacacgaaagagtgatctgaaaactcatgaaaatattcacacaggggaaaagcccttcaaatgtacagagtgtggaaaaagttttacacgaatggataatctgaaatatcatgaaatgagtcacacaggagaaaagcctttcacatgtacagagtgtggaaaaagttttacacgaatggatcatctgaaatatcatgaaatgagtcacacaggagaaaagcctttcacatgtacagagtgtggaaaaagttttacacaaatgaatcatctgaaatatcatgaaatgagtcacacaggagaaaagcctttcacatgtacagagtgtggaaaaagttttctatatatgagtagtctgaaaactcatgaaatgattcaaacaggagaaaagcctttcacatgtacagagtgtggaaaaggttttacacaaatgggtaatctgaaatatcatgaaatgagtcacacaggagaaaagcctttcacgtgtacagagtgtggaaaaagttttatatatatgagtagtctgaaaactcatgaaattattcatacaggagaaaagccttttatATGTACAgattgtggaaaaa TGCAAAGTGCAAAAATACAGGtgctgttttcagacagacatttttATAGCAATTGA